GTCCTGATCAGGGCGCTCGAGCCGCTCGAAGGCATCCCGATCATGCAGCAGAACCGCGGCGGCAAGCCATTGCTCGACCTGGCGCGCGGACCGGGACGACTCGCGTCGGCCTTGCAGGTCGATCGTGGCCTCGATGGCCTCGATCTCTGCCGAATAGGGCCGCTCTGGCTTGCACGTGACGAGGCAGACATCGGCGAGATCGGGCAGAGCTTGAGGATCGGTATCACGCGTGATGCCGACCGCCCTCTGCGTTTCTATGCGCGGGAAAATCGCTTCGTCAGCGGACCCAGATCGCTCAACCTGTGACCGTCATGTCCAATGCAGGTTCGATGCTGGCGCGACCATTCTTGGGCGTGCTTCGTGCCCAAGCTCTTAGATATCGCCAGGATGAGTCTTGATGCGAAGATGCGCGGCGGGTCTCGCGTCAGCCGACCGTCACCGATACCAGAGCTGAGACGCGAGCGACCCGCATATTATCGCGGCCATGATGACCAGGGCGCCCACGACGATCACGGTAGCGAGGTCGAAACTGCCCTTGCGCATGCTGCATGGTCCTGTCACGGGGCCGGAGTCGCGGTGGAAACGGCGCGATGACCTCACGTCATTCACGCCGCCGCCTGACTGGCGAGCTTCCGCGATCGGGATGGACCTCGCTGGAAACCCTGCGATGCCGGATTTTATCCGCCCCGCAAACTAGGACAATTACGTAGGGGGTAAAATGGTGGCCTCTCCGGGACTCGAACCCGGACGCCTTTTGGGCTCGGCATTTTAAGTGCCGTGCGTCTACCTGTTTCG
This Beijerinckiaceae bacterium RH AL1 DNA region includes the following protein-coding sequences:
- a CDS encoding putative 3-methyladenine DNA glycosylase (source:Prodigal:2.6;~ID:RHAL1_00633), whose product is MDGHLPITRADLPIDTTALARYLVGKLLVRTLPQGIVGGRIVETEAYVVGDAAGHAYGGMTPRNRSLFLERGHAYVYLAYGTSYMLNVSSEACGIGAGVLIRALEPLEGIPIMQQNRGGKPLLDLARGPGRLASALQVDRGLDGLDLCRIGPLWLARDEADIGEIGQSLRIGITRDADRPLRFYARENRFVSGPRSLNL
- a CDS encoding hypothetical protein (ID:RHAL1_00634;~source:Prodigal:2.6), which produces MRKGSFDLATVIVVGALVIMAAIICGSLASQLWYR